Proteins encoded together in one Chloroflexota bacterium window:
- a CDS encoding DUF4160 domain-containing protein, whose product MPTALKVGRFRFFFFNNEGSEAVHIHVESDDKYAKFWLEPVQLAKSIGYGAKELNEIRKLVLENVNFFKEKWCEHFGS is encoded by the coding sequence ATGCCAACAGCGTTAAAGGTTGGTCGATTTCGATTTTTCTTTTTCAACAATGAGGGTAGTGAAGCTGTACATATTCACGTTGAATCAGATGATAAATATGCTAAGTTCTGGCTTGAGCCTGTACAGCTTGCAAAATCAATAGGGTATGGTGCAAAGGAATTGAACGAAATAAGGAAGTTAGTTTTAGAAAATGTAAACTTTTTTAAGGAGAAATGGTGTGAGCACTTTGGTAGCTAA
- a CDS encoding DUF2442 domain-containing protein yields MSTLVAKTSDAMASDVWFDADMMYIRLLDGREIGVPLEWFPKLRDATNEHRKRWRLIGRGVGIHWDELDEDISVNALLK; encoded by the coding sequence GTGAGCACTTTGGTAGCTAAAACCTCGGATGCGATGGCATCCGATGTATGGTTTGACGCTGATATGATGTATATTCGTCTTTTGGATGGGAGAGAAATTGGTGTCCCTCTTGAGTGGTTTCCCAAATTGCGTGATGCAACTAATGAACACAGAAAAAGATGGCGGCTGATTGGTAGAGGTGTTGGGATACACTGGGACGAATTAGACGAAGATATTTCGGTAAACGCATTATTAAAATGA